The genomic DNA GTGTTTTGATTACCTAATAGGTGAGAAGACCATAGAACCGGCTAGAAAAGCTATAAGGGCCTCAGCCGCCGCCCTGTTACTTGCTAGAAGGCCTGTTATAAGTGTTAATGGCAACACAGCAGCACTGGTTCCAGAGGATCTAGTTAGGCTTTCGAAAGAGTTGGGAGCACCCCTAGAGGTGAATTTATTCCACAGGACTAGGGAGAGGGCTGAGAAGATAGCTAGAGAGCTCCTCGAGCTGGGGGCTGAGAGGGTTCTAGGTGTTGATGATGTTGTCGAGGGTATACCGTGGCTTAGTAGTGAGAGGAGGTGGGTGAGTAGGGAGGGGATCTTAGTAGCGGATGTTGTATTTGTAGCGCTCGAGGATGGCGATAGGACTGAGGCTCTCAAGAAGATGGGTAAGAAGGTTATTGCTGTAGATCTGAACCCCTTATCGAGAACGGCTAGGGCTGCGGATATAACTATAGTGGATAACATCGTGAGAGCAATGCCCCTGCTAATTGAGGAGATCAGAAGACTTAGAGGTAGGAGGAGGGAGGAGCTCGAGGATATATTGAGGAGCTATAACAATGGAGAGGTATTAGCGGAGGTTCTACAGCATATAAAGAAAAGGTTGGATGAGATATCTAAGGAGATATTTCCAGAGCTATAGCACGAGCCAAAGTCCTCTAAATCCCTCGTAAACATTTTAGGGTTTTATAGCTGCGGGCCTCGTTCTCTAGATTGGATGATGTCGGCTGGCGCCAGCGATCTATGATTAATAGCTTTATACAAGGGATTGATGATTAGGATCTTTATCTATTGAGCAAATCCGCTATAGAATTAAATAGGCGGGATCCGATCTCTTGTTTTTCCTCTCTGGAGGTGTTTATAAGCCATTTCTAGTCCGTTGATTTTTCATTGTAACTGAAGGGCTCTATAATCTAATATAGAGATGAGATCATCATAGCTAATACTATGGTTTGTGGCTTATAGAGGTTAGGAGGATCTTCTATGGAGTTGTGAGTCGATCTCTGATCTTATCTCTTTTTGGAGTCTCCTTATCTCTTCAAGCTTGTCCCTAACCTTCTCGATCCATTCCTTGCTGCACTCAATACCTCTGTGGGTGAAGAATGCTACTGCCTCGCTCCTACTTCTGAAGACCCCTCCCTCTACTAGGCTATCTATTATCCTGAGATCTTCATCGCTTATCCTAACAGAGAGAACAGTGGTTGAGACCTTTCCCACAGCTTGTTCAAGAGCCTCTAGACTCTCCTCGATCACTTTAGCTACCGTCTTCCCTATATTCTCGAACACCCTAATCGGTATTATACTCTCGAATCCATATCTAGTCCTGATCCTATCTGCGAGATCCATGATCCTATCTCTAAGGCTATAGGCCCTCTTCTCAATATAGTCTTCAAGCTCTTTAAAGGACTTCTCAACATCTCCCCCTCCGCCACTCGCCTCCCTAGCCTTCCTCAGCTCCTCAGCAAGCTCGTTGAGAACCCCTCTAAACCCCCTCACAAGATCCCTGAGCTCTCTCATAGCCCATCTAAACGGTCTATACTCCCCAGACTCAATTCTCTTCTCAAGCTCCTCCACCCTATCCTCGATCTTCTTAAATGCCTCATCAACACGCCTCTTAAAACCCTCAACATCAAAGCCACTCACAACACCACCCACCAATATGTAGTAAAAAAGACTTATATGTATTACTACATGTAATCCTAGTTACATATAATTCGTAGTGCTTAATAGCTCTCTAGGCAATTAAGGCTAGGCGATCTAGAAATGCTCCCATTCCCACAACCACTAGGCGAGGTCGAGGTCATCGAGTTCGAAGCAGAGGAGTTCCCATGGATAACAATTAAGCTTAAAGACGGTACTATATTGAGGTTCAAAGTAATTGTCACAGGGGTTATGAAGGTTGGACATGATCCAAATACGGGTATACCCATATACTCTATTCAAACACAGGGAGTGATCCAGCTGGTTAAGATTCCAAAAGAGCTTATAAAGAAGCCAGGACAGCCGAGAAGCCCAGGTCCAACAACTTAACTGTAGTTATTTAGTAACATATGACCCCCTCCCCGCCTTAAAAGGCGAGGTTTGCCAACTATTTTATCAAAGTCTTTTTAGAGCTCAGAATATCATGGATATTTGAAGAGCAGTATCTAGGCATGAGAAACCTATCGGTGTTTTCCTTTTTAGAGCTGGGAGGAGGTCAGCATTATAAGCTTTCTAGAGTATATATTCGGGTTGATATATATGGGCGAGAGTAGTGAGGCTAAGCCGGGCGGTAGGGTTAGAGTTGCGATAGCTACCATGGATGGGGCTACTATTGCTTCTGGTCATTTTGCCCATAGCACTCACTTCATGATCATAGATCTAGAGGGTGGGAGGGCGAATCCTGTAGAGGTTAGGGAGAATCCTCTTGGCTATGTCCCCGATACCGATTTAGAGTATCAGGAGGAGCATG from Sulfolobales archaeon includes the following:
- a CDS encoding phosphopantothenate/pantothenate synthetase; the encoded protein is CFDYLIGEKTIEPARKAIRASAAALLLARRPVISVNGNTAALVPEDLVRLSKELGAPLEVNLFHRTRERAEKIARELLELGAERVLGVDDVVEGIPWLSSERRWVSREGILVADVVFVALEDGDRTEALKKMGKKVIAVDLNPLSRTARAADITIVDNIVRAMPLLIEEIRRLRGRRREELEDILRSYNNGEVLAEVLQHIKKRLDEISKEIFPEL